One genomic region from Candidatus Dormiibacterota bacterium encodes:
- a CDS encoding HAD-IB family phosphatase has translation MERRTPRPGGYRAVVFDLDGTLTREANSWAAVQRKLGPGHARRQRDRWARYREGALDRQGFLVEQVADLRGEASALLDEVVAEVEYHDGVAAACEALRAAGVRLAIVSAGITALAERVAADLSMELHRANTIHVLDGLFTGEAEITVPPGGKAPVFAETVAALDLDPAEVVAVGDSPGDIDMFRAAGLGVAFCPVNAETAAAADVIIDTPDMRRLVPLVLGGEAPR, from the coding sequence GTGGAGCGGCGCACCCCGCGACCGGGCGGCTATCGGGCCGTGGTCTTCGACCTCGACGGCACCCTCACCCGCGAGGCCAACTCCTGGGCGGCGGTGCAGCGCAAGCTCGGCCCCGGCCACGCCCGGCGCCAGCGCGACCGCTGGGCCCGCTACCGCGAGGGCGCGCTCGACCGCCAGGGCTTCCTGGTCGAGCAGGTCGCCGACCTCCGCGGCGAGGCCTCGGCGCTGCTCGACGAGGTGGTCGCCGAGGTCGAGTACCACGACGGGGTGGCCGCCGCCTGCGAGGCGCTCCGGGCCGCCGGGGTGCGGCTGGCGATCGTCTCCGCCGGCATCACCGCCCTCGCCGAGCGGGTTGCCGCCGACCTCAGCATGGAGCTGCACCGGGCCAACACCATCCACGTCCTCGACGGGCTCTTCACCGGCGAGGCGGAGATCACCGTGCCCCCCGGCGGCAAGGCCCCGGTCTTCGCCGAGACGGTGGCGGCGCTGGACCTCGACCCCGCCGAGGTGGTGGCGGTGGGCGACAGCCCCGGCGACATCGACATGTTCCGCGCCGCCGGCCTCGGCGTCGCCTTCTGCCCGGTGAACGCGGAGACCGCCGCGGCCGCCGACGTGATCATCGACACCCCCGACATGCGCCGCCTCGTGCCCCTGGTGCTCGGCGGCGAGGCGCCCCGGTGA
- a CDS encoding 2,3,4,5-tetrahydropyridine-2,6-dicarboxylate N-succinyltransferase, whose product MISTHPLQERIEAAWEGTTPLADPTTVAAVEEAIELLDSGAIRVASKEEGVWTVHEWVKKAILLYFRLRPVERMEAGVFEYSDKIALKRGYAQLGVRVVPPAVARHGCHLSPGVVMMPSYVNIGARVGARTMVDTWATVGSCAQVGDDVHLSGGVGIGGVLEPLQATPVIVEDGAFIGSRCIVVEGVVVEERAVLGAGVVLTASTPILDVTGPEPVEHRGRVPAGAVVIPGTRPKRFPAGEYGTPVALIIGRRSPATDLKVSLNDALREHGLSAGS is encoded by the coding sequence ATGATCAGCACCCACCCGCTGCAGGAGCGCATCGAGGCCGCCTGGGAGGGAACCACCCCTCTCGCCGACCCCACCACCGTCGCCGCCGTCGAGGAGGCGATCGAGCTGCTCGACTCCGGCGCGATCCGGGTCGCCTCCAAGGAGGAGGGCGTGTGGACGGTGCACGAGTGGGTGAAGAAGGCCATCCTCCTCTACTTCCGGCTGCGCCCGGTGGAGCGGATGGAGGCCGGCGTCTTCGAGTACTCGGACAAGATCGCCCTGAAGCGCGGCTACGCGCAGCTCGGGGTGCGGGTGGTGCCGCCCGCGGTCGCCCGCCACGGCTGCCACCTCTCGCCCGGGGTGGTGATGATGCCGAGCTACGTGAACATCGGCGCCCGGGTGGGAGCGCGCACCATGGTCGACACCTGGGCGACGGTGGGCTCCTGCGCCCAGGTCGGCGACGACGTCCACCTCTCCGGCGGGGTCGGCATCGGCGGCGTTCTCGAGCCCCTGCAGGCCACCCCGGTGATCGTCGAGGACGGCGCCTTCATCGGCTCGCGCTGCATCGTCGTCGAGGGCGTGGTGGTGGAGGAGCGCGCCGTGCTCGGCGCCGGGGTGGTGCTCACCGCCTCGACGCCGATCCTCGACGTCACCGGACCCGAGCCGGTCGAGCACCGCGGCCGGGTGCCGGCCGGCGCCGTGGTGATCCCCGGCACCCGGCCGAAGCGCTTCCCGGCCGGCGAGTACGGCACCCCGGTGGCGCTGATCATCGGCCGCCGCAGCCCCGCCACCGACCTGAAGGTGAGTCTCAACGACGCGCTCCGCGAGCACGGGCTCAGCGCGGGCTCCTAG